aaaaaaaatttttaactcgaAAACAAAGTCGCATATTGATAAACGCCGTGACacgtatatctttttttttattcaaaaataatcaaaagaatTAGCTTCGAAAAACATGAGTATCACTTCAGATGTTTCCTTtgtaagttattttattttaaaaaaaggcaaTGGTATTTCTTTACCTACTGccattctttatataaattattgactaataataataatgtaactgaGGGGGCGGTCTTCATAGCTGAAGATCCGCCTGTAGCACGCAGACTACAGTCCATGGTGCCTCAAATTATTGACTAAagaatcttaaatttatttaataaattgattatattgTACGTTtgttaattaaagaatatttatatgttctttaggttgattttattaaattatatataagtctagattaaaaatattatgtgtaataatttaattatgttttaacttACCGATTTAATTATGTTAGAAAGCACTCTTCAAGTTTTATTCGTTGCACTTTAAATTGATATGAAATGAAAAGAcatatattgtttctttttatattattcttatttatttatcatttaattttacattgtttaGAAATTTATGCAACACATACcactaataaaagtaaaacgtctacttctttggaaaatttgataatcatgatttgttcaatttattaatgaaatatttttctcagtttTTCAACCGACTCAATTAATtacaagaatataataaaagaataaaacaatatcttgttttactatattatattgagatattttaaattctacTGTCGATATcgcactttttataatttacgaaaCATGATAAAACTTATGTTTATAGCAGTTATTATGTGTCACAAATTCAAAAACATTGAATtattacaaacatattttatgaattttattatgaGAATTTATGAgacatattaacatatttatgagAATTATTAAGAGGTACGTCTAACATTCTTCAAGACCACGCGATGATCACTGGCATAGTTTTATCTGTAGCTGCTTTAAATGTACTGTTATTATTTCCCCACTCATTAATCTCTGGATTGTAGCTAAGGTAATTATTTCCTACATGGCATTATCCAAgtcaagaaatatatttttccgcATATaggttatataaataaaatacaaaaatgcaagtTTTGAAAgagtgttatttttatttctttatatacagtttcttctcaataaaaaaatgtatttaacaaaTTGCATATCTTAGTTATTTAGTTCCATTTCTCTACATTTACCTTCATTTTCCTTGATATTTGTTAAGATCTATTGaattaattgttacaatatttcctttcgttaattttaaacaaaaatgtataattttatatatataaaaaaataaattttattttttatacaatacaatCTTTTATGAACGAtatcattattaatacaattaagtactttaataaaactaaatacaccaggcaacaaaattatcgcaacacgcatttatactaaaattttgcagaacttcaaattatcataaatttttaaaaataatcgtacttgaaaattttttttattttcaagctTAAAGACTCTACTTTAAGGTacatttggccaattttgaatttctgcttttCTCTTTCCgccgtttctttaaaagtaaaaacgtattttgtttccaaacatttgcatagtttgacgcactccacggggtagaataaattttttttgcaaatgtcacgatagccatcgtaaattttggaatattttttgcaaataaaaaaaatcaactgtacgatttttttttcaaggatTTAGAATATATCAATTATTGCATGATTCGGAGAAACGCTATGAAATGTAGTGATTTACATTGATTCCCATAAAAACTGTGAACACCAAAACTCTATATAagcgtaaacttattctttactgtatcactcaagaagcaaacgataaagtCGAAACAATGCTTTGtttgaacaaaatataatgtGCGCAAATCGTTTCTCTTTTGGAAGAATTGAATCAAAATTATGTTGCAAGGAAAATTAGATGTTCATCGATCCTCTTTTTATCTCTCAAGTTTGGGCttgttatcaagaaacaggcgaAATGCGTCGAATTTCGTATAACATCAGCTGGAGAAGATCGCttcatcatcaatgagacaaatcgaaatccgggtaatgctgacggtaactgacaaaaatgcatacataactttgatacatcttAAATCCTCGAAAAGAAATCGGacaaacttgatttttttttctttgcagggAAGACTCTAAATCTTACGATGGCTATCGTGACACTTGCGAACAAAATTTATTCTACCCCGTagagtgcgtcaaactatgcaaatgtttaaaaacaaaacacGTCTTTACTTTAAAGAaacggcggaaggaggaaagcagaaattcaaaattggccaaatgcactttaaagtagagactttaagctttaaaataaaaaattttccaagtatgataattttttacaaagttatgataatttgaagttgtgcgaaattttggtataaatgagtgttgcgacaGTTTTGTTGCTTAGTGTATATACCTATTCTTTGTTATctaaattacttataattattcttCGAAAACGTTTAACACTGCTATACTAATCATACAAGTGTAATTAATTAGTTTTGTATTATTCTTGTACTGAATGCATAATAGAACTAAAACAATTGTGTGATAATTTAAGctagaacaaaaaaatttgatttacaaaaaGATTAAGGAATTATTGCTATTCCATCCtttaaagcaattaatttttcacaGAGAGTAATTTAAAccgataaattaattatatatcttttttttatgtagcacataagctaaaatatataataatacattttagttagttgaaacaccctgtatatttgtttaaatgaaCTCGTTAGATTATGCAAAACTGTTTTTGCATTCATTCAAAAGAATTTGCactttctaaataatattacgagGTTTTCCGTTTTACACATAATACAATCACAAGGAAGAAAAATGTCCATCCTAAAGTTATAAAGAAACCAATCAAAACTTGCCACTCAAATATAGAAGAACCTTTGTAAATGAGTGCTCTCATGGATATGGAGGGCAAGGTACTTGGTATAGCGTAGCTAAACCAGCGAAGTAATTTTGGCATTCCTTCTATCGGCCATACAGTTcctatgattttatataaattatgagcatcatataaattatataaattgtatatttatgtatattatgtatttatataatctatgtacattaataaaaacttagTGAAAACTTGACACAAATCATTCGCTAGATATTTTTACTATTAGTTTTCACTAATATTTGCCAAAACTTTTATGTTGCTATTAACACTATAATATATTGCtacgtgataaaaaaatttaaatttggaaataatcatttaataattaatttcacaatacTATGAACAATAGTATTGAAcaatactaaattaaaataaaatgttattttggcgaaaaaaataaaataatgacataCCGTTAAGAACTAATGTAGGAAAAAAGCTTCCAGTCGAAATGTAATTTGCCAAAGTGTGATTGTTGCACACAACGGAGATGGCGAAACCTAGGAATACATTAAAATGTGTAATCAATGTAATCTCCAGCAGATTATAAATTGCTACTTTCGCGTTTTTCTTGATACATCGTGTAGAGTATACCTCACCGAACATCAATCCGCACAAGCCATTGAGAAATAGAAAGAAGCATATGACGAATATCGATCCTTTATAATCCATACCCCATACAACAAAGCTTATGAGCATCAGCACAGTGGTTTGGATAACTACGATGACAAGCTGACTAAGAATGTGAGATAGTATAATTTCTTCCATCCTGACACCTATTGCATGTTTACATTTGCattattacgataaaaaataGATAGATGAAAAAATAACCGTAAGACCAATTTTAGATTAGAATATAAATTACCTTGAACCAAGCTTCGATCCCAGACACCTTCCAATCGATCTGTGATTATCAAGTTGGAAGAAACTGAGACGGCCATAAAGAAGGCGATTCTATAAAAGTAAATGTAGTTTAGGGAGAGCAATTGATATAACTTATTATCTTGATTTGATTTTTGCTTACAGTAACATGAATGATGGCAATATGCAATCTCGATAAGTAAGATTATTCGTACCATAAATGGGATCTTCAAACTGAAAGCAAttgaaatcttattttttaatcttaattctACACGATAGACAGAgatatattaatcataataaaataattataataaaatatactctaATGGGTGGATCGGTCaattttgtcaaatatttgCAGTCTTGCATAATACCCTTGGAAGTCTCTATGAAACTATCGTATAGCTTTTTCTGCACAACAAGCCCAATTTGCAtatctgtataaaaaatattttaaatttaaaaatataatttaaataaactttttctacGTACACGCATACAAGAATTAAATTcggtataaaatatatatactgcaTATATCAATAACACACCACCCATATCGAGAAAAACTTGAATTTGACTGGCGTAAAGGTCAGAATCATCCGTATAGATCGCATGTTCCAATCGAGTTTGAAAACCTTCAGAAAAATTTTGACTAAAATACATTATACCGCAGAGTTTTCCATTCTGTACATCACGCTTTGCCTCGAAAAAGTCTTCATAATATTCCTGAAAGCAAAGTATTAATAAGAATCTTTATGATTTGATTATTACTGTCATCCCTTCTTAACCCTGGAGTTCTATTGTGGATCTAACTTTCACCCAGACGTTAAAAAGTTTAGTACAGTTTTTAATCAAAGTttgatgttttaaaataagatttaataagaTATTAGTATAAACTTTCGATAACGATGTACCTCCGATTTCGATGAAAAGACtttatgaaaagaaatttaggattaaaataaaagcctttgaaaaaatttttgacgaACCTTATGATAAAGTCattttttaacatgaaataataaaaatgtggaTAACGTTTCTTTTAATACAGCCAGCTTCAAATGACCTCAAATTAACTCTAATGTTAATCGAACGTATAACACACTCTAGTGCTATATTAAAACGAAACTTTttagttatatatgtatatgccgATTACATTAATCTTGAAGTAACCTGTTTTGCAATGGAGTCGCCAAAATTGTGTAGAAATCTACAGCTGAGGTTGCGAAAGTGGCAGGTGCTTTCGTCATTCCAAACATTGCCAAAATTGTTGCCGAAATTGCAGTTGCCAGCTTCTTCGTTTATAATCCCAATCTTGATGCCTTTTGGATCACCTCCTATTGATACAAAAAACGCGCTGATTGCAATTATCGGTAAGATCACCGCGTAACATAAGCCTCTGAaagaacatattatttattattattatgaaatgtACAGCGATTAATAATGAAcgtaacatttttgaaatatattttgcatatatgtGTCAATTGAagtataaagtgaaaaaaatgagaaaatttaaaattgaaacaattaaaatttaattttgtgaaagtTTTTCTcctataaagaaattaatgattaataaatacttaCATGTAATAACGCAAAAATTGGATACCGTTCTTTACGAGTAAAGCTTTAAACCTTTTCAATCGCGAAACTTGATGTCCCGAAATCGCCTTGCACTCCGAGATttccttaataattttatttatttgtattataagtttatataaaacataattttttaaaaaataatcactaGTCGTCCATGAAGGATTCAAAGATTGAGAGGAAAAAATGTCCGCAAAATGTGACAATTTGTGACCAGGGAGAGTGAGGGAGTCGTGAAGATTATGACGTCCATTGATTAATTGAATTTACGTTTGTATTctcaaatgatttattatttctgtATTAACTGAGTACGTAGAATGGCTTACTGACGATGTTGTATGTGACACTCAAGTCATCAATACTTTGAATGAAGAAAATATGCATAATTGATTTCTTGTTAACTTAACAATCCTTTAAACggaagaaacataaaaaaatatttgattaatttttaaaaatatggcaAAGTTCTTAGCTAAAATATGTATccaaaagaacaattttaattatacgttcttattttattatataaaaatatcttagttaaaatttaaaattgtgcaGTATAAAAACGTTTGGCAAAGAcatcaaaaatgtattttcaaatAAAGTGTTGTATTAATTACTCTTTTcacattaaacattatttttatttagaatattcgTAATTTCTCGTGCCATACAAGAATAAATAAGAatgtcttataatttttttctctttgcttttaataacatatttaatttaattttttgatcaaaAAAAGAGACTGATAACATCTACAAAGGGGGGTGGTTTGGACAATGTAACTAGTTTTGACCAGGTGAGTATAATAGAGGAGGGGAAGGGGCGGCTAAAAACGGCCAAATTCTACGGACGCTCTTCATGAACGGCTTCTAAggacaatatattatttatacttttgtacGCCTGTATTTATCTTCATGCAAAACGTCGCTGCTAGTATCTTCGTTAGATTCCCGAGAGCTTTCATTCAAAATGACTGCATTATCCTGTGTTTCGCACAATTTCAAGAAAGCTTCTTCTAAGAACGAACATTGAAACTGCTCCAGCAATTTATCTTTTGTCGATTCCGCCAACAATTTACCACATCTCATTAAACTGATCTGCGGAATATTGAAGATACaccattttaattcttttcaacccaatttacgttatttaataaaaagtttataattttcaggACGTTTTCTAACAgtctttttatatgtatatttttaaaactaacttaaataaattaatgaaatcaagACTTACTTTATTAGCATCTTTAGTCTCTTCGATATAATGCGTCGTCATCAATACAGTCACACCTTCCTCTTGCGTTATTTTCTTCAGGTAAGTCCAAATTCTGCAAAGAAAAAGCACATTCAAACGTCTTTTTATtactctctatctctctctcttattgCGTCTAAGAAGAAATCAAAATCTACTTACTGTTCCCTTAAAATTGGATCCAATCCCACAGTAGGTTCATCCAAAATTAGAAGCTCGGGCCTGTGAATCAATGTGACAGCAAAGGAAACTCTTCTTTGCTGACCTCCACTCATGTTCTTCACCAGGTGATCCGACGGGGGTAATTGGAAAAAATCCGAAAAGAAGGTTTCTTTTgcatcttaaaaataaaacaaaaaaattatagaaagttgaaattttaactgAAATATTTCGCGAACGAATAATTCGAAACACAAACGAGAACTGTTTGAAAGATGTTTTCTcaaaagtattttgtaaaattgaaacTCTTCTCGGATACACGCCACATGCAACAAGTACCAATACTCCTTCCCTATCCATCCATCCTATGTACCCTACCGATCTCTTCATCATCGAGTCCGTTGATCCTGCCGAAATAATAGAAGGCATCTCTCACGGTAAACTCTCCTGCCAAGGAGGTATCTTGCGGCATGTAACCTACTCGAGGTCCAGGAATTCCGGAACCTTTGCTACCCGGAGTACCTCCCAAGACCCATAACTCTCCGCTGTCGAAATTCCGAATCCCGACGATGCAGGATAACAAGGTGGTTTTGCCGCATCCGCTGGCTCCCAACAGTCCGTATCTGGATAAAGGGTAGATTTCGCTTAAGTACTTCATATTTTTGAAGAAGATAAGTATTGAGTATTAAGTATTGAGAGAATGGAGATAAAATTAAACCGTGCCTTGGTGATGTATGAGATTTTAGAGGCAGTGGATAATGTCGTACCAACGAATATGTTAGTAGAAATATTGTGAATAGAACGAAACAATCTGATTTCAAACAAGAGGATAATTAAAAGAGAATATGATGAGAACTTTGAAATTTATCTTTAGAAAATAACGACAACATATTATTGTCATACACTACTAAAGACATTAATggttataaaacttaaattttaattagccGCATTAAATTTTCAACCTACAAatccaataaatattttgtttttttttgttgcagaaAAAGGAAAGCTCAAGATAGAAAGTAGAGCAATGGACCAAGTAAAGCACGTGCATTGGataacatttaaaaagaatgttaGGCAAAGAAAGTCTGAAGGAGCATGATTGAACTCACAATCAGATAGGAACTATTAATCACATTCAGAGGTTTATCGAGTGGGTTGATTGGAGAAAGAGCTTAGAAAAGAAGTCACAAACATATTCAGAAATGAATATATAGGCAGACTGGCAAACATTTaagaagttattaaaaatttttaaggaattATAAGGCCCTTAGATGTTTAAAGGCGATCAGAATTACTctaaaagcaataaaatgtCACTAGCAATTATAGTGATAGCTGTTGGAACGATGGATCCTGAGTTCAAACTCCGGCTTCTTACTTTTTACACTTGTAAGTTTTtatcgtatttaaaaaataataaaataataaaatttgtgcgagtaataaatattaatcaacgTTTTATCGTATTGCTTTCTTTCTTCGAGATTGTGTTTTCAATGATTTCCCCCGGAAGTCAGATTCATTCATTTACAA
The Solenopsis invicta isolate M01_SB chromosome 16, UNIL_Sinv_3.0, whole genome shotgun sequence genome window above contains:
- the LOC105203042 gene encoding ABC transporter G family member 20 isoform X1, translated to MVQQKAVIIRNATKRYGKEQLVLNGLNMTISKGYIYGLLGASGCGKTTLLSCIVGIRNFDSGELWVLGGTPGSKGSGIPGPRVGYMPQDTSLAGEFTVRDAFYYFGRINGLDDEEIDAKETFFSDFFQLPPSDHLVKNMSGGQQRRVSFAVTLIHRPELLILDEPTVGLDPILREQIWTYLKKITQEEGVTVLMTTHYIEETKDANKISLMRCGKLLAESTKDKLLEQFQCSFLEEAFLKLCETQDNAVILNESSRESNEDTSSDVLHEDKYRRTKEISECKAISGHQVSRLKRFKALLVKNGIQFLRYYIGLCYAVILPIIAISAFFVSIGGDPKGIKIGIINEEAGNCNFGNNFGNVWNDESTCHFRNLSCRFLHNFGDSIAKQEYYEDFFEAKRDVQNGKLCGIMYFSQNFSEGFQTRLEHAIYTDDSDLYASQIQVFLDMGDMQIGLVVQKKLYDSFIETSKGIMQDCKYLTKLTDPPIRFEDPIYGTNNLTYRDCILPSFMLLIAFFMAVSVSSNLIITDRLEGVWDRSLVQGVRMEEIILSHILSQLVIVVIQTTVLMLISFVVWGMDYKGSIFVICFFLFLNGLCGLMFGFAISVVCNNHTLANYISTGSFFPTLVLNGTVWPIEGMPKLLRWFSYAIPSTLPSISMRALIYKGSSIFEWQVLIGFFITLGWTFFFLVIVLCVKRKTS
- the LOC105203042 gene encoding ABC transporter G family member 23 isoform X2; the protein is MVQQKAVIIRNATKRYGKEQLVLNGLNMTISKGYIYGLLGASGCGKTTLLSCIVGIRNFDSGELWVLGGTPGSKGSGIPGPRVGYMPQDTSLAGEFTVRDAFYYFGRINGLDDEEIDAKETFFSDFFQLPPSDHLVKNMSGGQQRRVSFAVTLIHRPELLILDEPTVGLDPILREQIWTYLKKITQEEGVTVLMTTHYIEETKDANKISLMRCGKLLAESTKDKLLEQFQCSFLEEAFLKLCETQDNAVILNESSRESNEDTSSDVLHEDKYRRTKEISECKAISGHQVSRLKRFKALLVKNGIQFLRYYIGLCYAVILPIIAISAFFVSIGGDPKGIKIGIINEEAGNCNFGNNFGNVWNDESTCHFRNLSCRFLHNFGDSIAKQEYYEDFFEAKRDVQNGKLCGIMYFSQNFSEGFQTRLEHAIYTDDSDLYASQIQVFLDMGDMQIGLVVQKKLYDSFIETSKGIMQDCKYLTKLTDPPIRFEDPIYGTNNLTYRDCILPSFMLLIAFFMAVSVSSNLIITDRLEGVWDRSLVQGVRMEEIILSHILSQLVIVVIQTTVLMLISFVVWGMDYKGSIFVICFFLFLNGLCGLMFGEVSPSPLCATITLWQITFRLEAFFLH